One genomic segment of Hordeum vulgare subsp. vulgare chromosome 2H, MorexV3_pseudomolecules_assembly, whole genome shotgun sequence includes these proteins:
- the LOC123431292 gene encoding vacuolar iron transporter homolog 5-like, translated as MPAKGRGRAACPHATPSAPARPIDPLAIKHATGACVLHTTASLLACFLPAASRHLHRSLAAMAVNDTKLADAENPGTMCRAIDSDSDVDFAGRANWLRAAVLGANDGLVSTASLMLGVGAVKHEVRAMVISGFAGLLAGACSMAIGEFVSVCSQRDVEIAQLDRDGKRGGDEERALPSPIQAAAASALAFSVGALLPLLAAGFIVGYKLRVAVVVAVATLALAAFGVVGAVLGRAPVVRSSARVVVGGLAAMGLTFGLMRLFRASGI; from the coding sequence ATGCCAGCAAAAGGCAGGGGGAGAGCGGCATGCCCACACGCCACGCCCTCCGCACCTGCTCGACCCATCGATCCGCTAGCTATAAAGCACGCCACCGGAGCGTGTGTCCTCCACACTACTGCCAGCCTGCTTGCTTGCTTCCTACCAGCTGCCTCCCGCCATCTCCATCGATCACTTGCTGCCATGGCCGTGAACGACACCAAGCTGGCCGACGCCGAGAACCCGGGCACGATGTGCCGCGCCATCGACTCCGACTCCGACGTCGACTTCGCCGGCCGCGCCAACTGGCTGCGCGCGGCGGTGCTGGGCGCCAACGACGGGCTGGTGTCCACGGCGTCGCTCATGCTGGGCGTGGGCGCCGTGAAGCACGAGGTGCGCGCCATGGTGATCTCCGGGTTCGCGGGCCTGCTGGCGGGGGCCTGCAGCATGGCCATCGGGGAGTTCGTGTCCGTCTGCTCCCAGCGCGACGTGGAGATCGCGCAGCTCGACCGCGACGGCAAgcgcggcggcgacgaggagagGGCGCTGCCCAGCCCGATCCAGGCGGCGGCGGCCTCGGCCCTCGCCTTCTCCGTGGGCGCGCTGCTGCCGCTGCTGGCGGCCGGGTTCATCGTCGGCTACAAGCTGCGGGTGGCCGTGGTGGTGGCCGTGGCGACGCTGGCGCTGGCGGCGTTCGGGGTCGTCGGGGCCGTGCTGGGGAGGGCGCCCGTGGTGAGGTCCTCCGCCCGGGTCGTCGTCGGCGGGCTGGCCGCCATGGGGCTCACCTTCGGCCTCATGCGGCTCTTCCGGGCCAGCGGCATATGA